The following proteins come from a genomic window of Sorghum bicolor cultivar BTx623 chromosome 3, Sorghum_bicolor_NCBIv3, whole genome shotgun sequence:
- the LOC8069792 gene encoding alpha-amylase 3, chloroplastic, giving the protein MSVGSWCIRAIPGAAPPARAGLLGSAFLQVFAARPRTGRCRAAQHGRVRLGGSVVARAGAAETPVAGTDEDAGAAFSETFPLRRCQAVEGKAWVRVDAEPDAEGKCKVVVGCNVAGKWVLHWGVSYDDEYGREWDQPPSEMRPPGSVAIKDYAIETPLEILPNSEGQLLYEVQIKFDKDIPIAAVNFVLKEEETGAWFQHKGGDFRIPLNGSFNGGGKQDIDIWPGDLGHALKKSEASSSQPQNTSPQDTGLSGKHISGFYEEYPILKSEYVQNLVTVTVRRDIETHKRLVEFDTDISGDVVIHWGVCKDNNMTWEIPPEPHPPTTKIFRQKALQTLLQQKADGAGNSISFSLDAEYSCLFFVLKLDEYTWLRNLENGSDFCVPLTRVGQHGSTQDPDKAEEQKVEDKSSQADGLIGDIRNLVVGLSSRRGQKAKNKVLQEDILQEIERLAAEAYSIFRSPTIDSVDDESVHLDDTLSAKPACSGTGSGFEILCQGFNWESHKSGKWYVELGTKAKELSSLGFTIVWSPPPTDSVSPEGYMPRDLYNLNSRYGSMDELKELVKIFHEAGIKVLGDAVLNHRCAQFQNNNGVWNIFGGRMNWDDRAVVADDPHFQGRGNKSSGDNFHAAPNIDHSQEFVRNDLKEWLCWMRKEVGYDGWRLDFVRGFWGGYVKDYLEASEPYFAVGEYWDSLSYTYGEMDYNQDAHRQRIVDWINATNGTAGAFDVTTKGILHAALERSEYWRLSDEKGKPPGVLGWWPSRAVTFIENHDTGSTQGHWRFPYGMELQGYAYILTHPGTPAVFYDHIFSHLQPEIAKFISIRQRLKIHCRSKIKILKADRSLYAAEIDEKLTMKIGSEHFEPNGPQNWIVAAEGQDYKIWEVSS; this is encoded by the exons ATGTCGGTGGGGAGCTGGTGCATTCGTGCGATCCCGGGcgcggcgccgccggcgagggCGGGGCTCCTCGGGAGCGCCTTCCTGCAGGTGTTCGCCGCGCGGCCGCGGACCGGGCGGTGCCGTGCCGCGCAGCACGGGCGCGTGAGGCTCGGCGGCAGCGTCGTGGCCCGAGCCGGGGCCGCGGAGACGCCGGTGGCTGGTACTGACGAGGACGCTGGAGCGGCCTTCTCCGAGACGTTCCCCCTGCGCCGATGCCAAGCT GTGGAAGGGAAGGCGTGGGTGAGGGTGGACGCGGAGCCGGACGCCGAAGGCAAGTGCAAGGTCGTTGTCGGATGTAATGTGGCGGGGAAGTGGGTATTGCACTGGGGTGTCTCGTACGATGATGAGTATGGAAG AGAATGGGATCAGCCTCCTTCAGAAATGAGACCACCCGGTTCAGTTGCAATCAAG GACTATGCAATTGAAACACCATTGGAGATTTTGCCCAATTCAGAAGGACAGCTCCTTTATGAAGTGCAAATCAAATTTGATAAAGACATTCCAATCGCTGctgtcaactttgttctaaaG GAAGAGGAAACAGGTGCATGGTTTCAGCATAAGGGCGGGGATTTCAGAATACCCTTAAATGGATCCTTCAATGGTGGAGGAAAACAAGATATTGATATCTGGCCAG GAGATTTGGGGCATGCATTGAAGAAATCTGAAGCATCTAGTTCTCAGCCACAAAACACTTCACCTCAGGATACAGGTTTGAGTGGCAAACATATATCAGGGTTCTATGAGGAATACCCCATCCTAAAATCAGAGTATGTTCAGAATCTTGTTACTGTCACTGTGAGGAGAGACATTGAAACACATAAAAGACTTGTGGAATTTGACACTGATATTTCTGGCGATGTTGTCATTCATTGGGGGGTTTGCAAAGACAATAATATGACATGGGAGATCCCACCAGAACCACATCCACCGACAACGAAAATCTTCCGACAGAAAGCTCTTCAGACCTTGCTGCAG CAAAAAGCTGATGGAGCAGGAAACTCGATTTCATTCTCACTAGATGCAGAGTATTCTTGTTTGTTTTTTGTGCTCAAACTTGATGAGTATACTTGGTTGAGAAATCTTGAGAATGGATCTGATTTCTGTGTGCCACTTACAAGAGTGGGTCAGCATGGTAGCACTCAGGATCCCGACAAGGCTGAGGAACAGAAAGTAGAGGATAAGTCTTCACAGGCTGATGGCTTAATCGGTGATATAAGAAATCTGGTGGTTggcctatcatctagaagaggtCAGAAAGCTAAGAATAAAGTTCTTCAAGAGGACATCCTACAAGAAATCGAAAGGCTTGCAGCAGAAGCTTATAGCATTTTCAGGAGCCCCACTATTGATTCCGTAGATGATGAGTCTGTACACCTCGATGACACATTAAGCGCAAAGCCAGCATGTTCTGGCACTGGATCTGGTTTTGAGATATTGTGCCAAGGATTTAACTGGGAATCTCATAAGTCAGGGAAATGGTATGTTGAGCTTGGTACAAAGGCCAAGGAGTTGTCGTCCCTGGGTTTCACCATTGTCTGGTCACCACCACCAACTGATTCTGTGTCACCTGAAGGATACATGCCAAGGGATCTATATAATCTAAACTCCCG ATATGGGTCCATGGATGAGCTGAAGGAACTTGTGAAGATTTTCCATGAAGCTGGCATCAAGGTTCTTGGTGATGCTGTTCTAAATCATAGGTGTGCTCAGTttcagaacaacaatggtgtctGGAATATTTTTGGTGGCCGTATGAACTGGGATGATCGAGCAGTTGTTGCTGATGATCCACATTTCCAG GGAAGAGGAAACAAGAGCAGTGGAGATAATTTTCATGCAGCACCAAACATTGATCACTCCCAAGAGTTCGTGAGGAATGATCTTAAAGAATGGCTTTGCTGGATGAG AAAGGAAGTCGGCTACGATGGATGGAGACTTGACTTCGTTCGTGGTTTCTGGGGTGGATATGTCAAAGACTAtttggaagcaagtgaaccatACTTTGCAGTAGGAGAGTACTGGGACTCCCTCAGCTATACTTATGGTGAAATGGACTACAATCAGGATGCCCACAGACAGAGAATTGTTGATTGGATAAATGCTACAAATGGAACTGCTGGCGCATTTGATGTTACAACTAAAGGAATACTTCATGCG GCGCTTGAAAGATCAGAGTATTGGCGCTTGTCTGATGAAAAAGGGAAACCCCCTGGAGTATTGGGTTGGTGGCCTTCAAGAGCAGTCACATTTATAGAGAATCATGATACTGGTTCTACTCAG GGTCATTGGAGATTCCCCTATGGTATGGAATTGCAAGGATACGCCTACATTCTGACACACCCCGGCACTCCTGCAGTCTTCTATGATCACATATTTTCACACTTACAACCAGAGATTGCTAAATTTATTTCCATCCGACAACGTCTAAAGATTCATTGCCGCAGCAAG ATCAAGATACTAAAGGCAGACAGGAGTTTATATGCAGCTGAAATTGATGAGAAGCTAACAATGAAAATTGGATCGGAACATTTTGAGCCAAATGGTCCCCAGAACTGGATTGTTGCTGCTGAGGGTCAAGATTACAAAATCTGGGAGGTGTCTTCATAG
- the LOC8059181 gene encoding mitochondrial outer membrane protein porin 4, which translates to MGPGLYSDIGKKARDLLSKDFHTDQKFILTTYSSNGTVITASSTKKNESIFSEIQAQLKQKNVTVDVKANSDSLLLTTVTVEELGVPGLKKTMTIPFPHRGFGKFEIQYLHDYAGISASAGMNAKPLVNLSAVFGNKAIAAGADVAYDTATRDFTKYNAGLSFTNADLIAAVTLNNKGESLTASYYHIVNTEKNTAVGAEVTHNFSTKGSTVTFGTQHALDPTTTVKARYSSNGMASALIQHEWRPKSFFTLSTEVDIDASGVKKSPKVGLSLVLKP; encoded by the exons ATGGGTCCAGGCCTCTACTCCGACATCGGCAAGAAGGCCAGGG ATCTCCTGAGCAAGGACTTCCATACGGACCAGAAGTTTATCCTCACTACCTACAGCTCCAATGGAACC GTGATAACAGCTTCGAGCACAAAGAAAAATGAGTCCATCTTTAGTGAGATCCAGGCCCAGCTGAAGCAGAAGAATGTCACGGTGGATGTGAAAGCAAATTCAGACTCTCTG CTCTTAACTACAGTCACAGTTGAGGAACTTGGGGTACCAGGCTTGAAAAAGACAATGACCATTCCTTTTCCACATCGAGGCTTTGGGAAG TTTGAAATCCAGTACTTGCATGATTATGCTGGTATCAGCGCCAGTGCTGGCATGAACGCAAAACCTTTGGTTAATCTTTCTGCTGTATTTGGCAACAAAGCTATTGCTGCCGGTGCTGATGTTGCATATGATACTGCTACTCGGGATTTCACCAAGTACAATGCTGGGTTGAGTTTCACCAATGCAGATCTCATTGCTGCTGTGACCTT GAACAACAAAGGGGAGAGCCTCACTGCGTCATACTACCACATTGTGAACACAGAGAAGAACACAGCTGTTGGTGCGGAGGTGACCCACAACTTCTCAACCAAGGGGAGCACAGTCACCTTTGGGACGCAGCACGCCCTGGACCCTACCACCACTGTGAAGGCGCGCTACAGCAGCAATGGAATGGCCAGCGCCCTCATCCAGCACGAGTGGAGACCCAAGTCATTCTTCACCCTATCCACCGAGGTTGACATCGACGCGTCTGGTGTCAAGAAGTCCCCGAAGGTTGGGCTGTCACTGGTTCTCAAGCCCTGA
- the LOC8069793 gene encoding probable auxin efflux carrier component 8: MISWPTIYHVLEETVPLYVAMIVAYLSIQWWKLFTPEQCSGINKFVAKFSIPLLSFQILSTNNPYNMNLKLIFSDILQKSLSLLGFAVISKACCKEKFDWLITGFSLSTLPNTLIVGIPLLKGMYGDEAVKLLSQIVALQSLIWYTLLLFLFEFRAARGMAITTSSETTNEAESGTTGPMQQRHEEGQEKRVSARCYGAFQFLLVVGKKLVTNPNMYASLIGLIWALISFRWRIQLPSIVNNSIRILSDGGLGMAMFSLGLFTALQTKIVACGTKKMLLSLGIRFFLGPALMVVSSYAIGMRGTLLKVAIIQAALPQGIVPFVFAKEYNVHADILSTAIILGMIVAVPVALGYYFVMDHPRL; this comes from the exons ATGATCTCTTGGCCAACCATCTACCATGTTCTTGAAGAAACAGTTCCCTTGTATGTAGCTATGATAGTGGCCTACCTATCCATACAATGGTGGAAGCTATTCACCCCAGAGCAGTGCTCTGGTATCAACAAGTTTGTGGCAAAGTTTTCCATTCCTTTACTCTCTTTCCAGATCCTCTCTACAAACAATCCTTACAACATGAACCTAAAGCTCATATTCTCAGACATCCTACAGAAATCGCTCTCCTTACTGGGGTTTGCAGTTATCTCTAAAGCATGTTGCAAGGAGAAGTTTGATTGGCTGATTACAGGGTTTTCTTTATCAACACTGCCAAATACCTTGATTGTTGGAATCCCATTGCTGAAAGGAATGTATGGGGATGAAGCTGTGAAGCTGCTAAGTCAGATAGTTGCCTTACAAAGCCTAATTTGGTACACACTTCTGCTGTTTCTGTTTGAGTTTCGGGCTGCTAGAGGAATGGCTATCACAACATCATCTGAAACTACAA ATGAAGCAGAATCAGGGACTACAGGACCTATGCAGCAAAGACACGAAGAGGGACAAGAAAAAAGAGTATCGGCAAGATGTTATGGTGCTTTTCAGTTTTTACTGGTGGTCGGTAAGAAGCTAGTGACAAATCCCAACATGTATGCAAGCCTAATCGGCCTAATCTGGGCACTGATCAGCTTCAG GTGGCGAATACAGTTACCATCAATTGTTAACAATTCCATAAGAATACTTTCAGATGGAGGGCTAGGGATGGCAATGTTCAGCTTAG GACTTTTCACTGCCCTACAAACTAAAATTGTGGCCTGTGGGACCAAAAAAATGCTACTATCACTAGGCATCAGATTCTTCCTAGGACCagccttgatggtggtctcttCCTATGCAATCGGGATGCGTGGAACTTTGCTGAAGGTGGCCATAATACAG GCAGCTCTACCTCAAGGAATAGTGCCATTTGTGTTTGCCAAAGAGTACAATGTGCATGCAGATATTCTGAGCACTGC GATAATTCTCGGAATGATAGTTGCGGTTCCGGTGGCCCTGGGTTACTACTTTGTCATGGATCATCCCAGACTCTAA
- the LOC8069794 gene encoding putative pentatricopeptide repeat-containing protein At5g40405, protein MHQSNSTNPMPPLLRLRDPTALLPSHSHLRALHAHLLVSGRLAAFLASLASSNHLLPYARLVLPRRPATLLAHNALLRALARGPRPGLAFAAFRDLPLPPDHYSLNFLVRAAAALAASAAEERPAVCAARLQAVSAHGAAVRWGHAADPHVQSGVLSMYAALGDVAAARAAFAEIACPDVVCVTAMVGALAAGGDVDAARGLFDGMPQRDHVAWNAMIAGYVHVGRSREALRLFDEMLSAGTTVGEATLVSVLTACAQIGALDRGKWVHWYVRSRGMQMSVKLGTALVDMYSKCGAVVTAMEVFESMAERNVYTWTSAVSGLAMNGMGVECLQLFKRMVSAGIQPNGVSFVAVLGGCSIAGLVDEGRACFDSMVKYGVDPWPEHYGCMVDLYGRAGRLDDAINFINAMSMEPHEGVWGALLNASRIHNRVDLGEYALDKLLAIESENDAAHVLLSNIYAESQNWKGVSRVRGMMKAKGVKKVPGWSTIEVDGKVHEFFAGSKSHPRYSEIELMLAEMNRRLRLQGYTANTREVLFDIEEEEKEGAISLHSEKLALAFGLIALPEDVEIRIVKNLRVCRDCHDYTKLISKVFNREIVMRDRNRFHHFKGGECSCRDYW, encoded by the coding sequence ATGCACCAGTCCAACTCCACCAACCCAATGCCACCGCTGCTCCGTCTCCGTGACCCAACCGCGCTGCTCCCGTCCCACTCCCACCTCCGCGCGCTCCACGCGCACCTCCTCGTCTCGGGCCGCCTCGCCGCCTTCCTCGCCTCGCTCGCCTCCTCCAACCACCTCCTCCCCTACGCGCGCCTCGTGCTCCCGCGGCGCCCCGCCACGCTGCTCGCCCACAACGCGCTCCTCCGCGCGCTCGCCCGCGGGCCGCGGCCGGGCCTCGCGTTCGCCGCCTTCCGGGACCTCCCGCTCCCGCCCGACCACTACTCCCTCAACTTCCtcgtccgcgccgccgccgccctggcGGCCTCGGCGGCGGAAGAAAGGCCCGCCGTGTGCGCCGCGAGGCTGCAGGCGGTGTCCGCGCACGGGGCCGCCGTCCGCTGGGGCCACGCGGCGGACCCGCACGTCCAGAGCGGGGTGCTCTCCATGTACGCCGCGCTCGGGGACGTGGCCGCCGCACGGGCTGCGTTCGCGGAGATCGCGTGCCCGGACGTTGTGTGCGTCACGGCGATGGTGGGCGCGCTCGCTGCAGGCGGAGACGTGGACGCCGCGCGCGGCCTGTTCGACGGAATGCCGCAGCGGGACCACGTCGCGTGGAACGCCATGATCGCCGGGTACGTGCACGTGGGCAGGTCGAGGGAGGCGCTGAGGCTGTTCGACGAAATGCTAAGTGCTGGCACCACCGTTGGTGAGGCGACGCTGGTCTCTGTGCTCACTGCCTGTGCCCAGATAGGCGCATTGGACCGTGGTAAGTGGGTACACTGGTACGTGCGCAGTCGAGGGATGCAGATGTCGGTCAAGCTTGGCACCGCGTTAGTTGATATGTATTCCAAGTGTGGTGCGGTGGTGACAGCGATGGAGGTGTTTGAGAGCATGGCTGAAAGGAATGTTTATACCTGGACAAGTGCGGTTAGCGGCCTTGCGATGAACGGCATGGGCGTCGAGTGCCTTCAGCTGTTCAAGCGCATGGTGAGTGCAGGAATACAGCCTAACGGTGTCAGCTTTGTCGCAGTGCTCGGTGGATGCTCTATTGCTGGGTTGGTAGACGAGGGACGAGCATGTTTTGACTCGATGGTCAAGTATGGAGTTGATCCTTGGCCAGAACACTATGGCTGCATGGTTGATCTCTATGGTCGAGCTGGGCGTCTAGACGATGCCATTAATTTCATCAATGCCATGTCAATGGAGCCACATGAAGGTGTGTGGGGAGCTCTACTCAATGCTTCTAGGATTCATAACAGAGTTGACTTGGGCGAATATGCATTAGACAAGCTCTTGGCAATTGAGTCTGAAAATGATGCAGCTCATGTCCTGCTGTCCAACATCTATGCGGAATCACAGAATTGGAAGGGCGTCTCCAGGGTTCGAGGCATGATGAAGGCCAAGGGAGTGAAGAAGGTGCCTGGGTGGAGCACTATTGAGGTTGATGGCAAGGTACACGAGTTCTTTGCTGGAAGCAAGTCACACCCAAGATACAGTGAGATCGAGCTGATGCTTGCAGAGATGAATCGGAGGCTGAGACTGCAAGGGTACACTGCGAACACCAGAGAGGTTTTGTTTGATATTGAGGAAGAGGAGAAAGAAGGCGCCATCTCCTTGCACAGTGAGAAGCTAGCACTGGCCTTTGGGTTGATCGCCTTGCCAGAAGATGTGGAAATTAGGATTGTGAAGAACCTAAGAGTATGCAGGGACTGCCATGATTACACCAAATTGATATCTAAGGTCTTCAACAGGGAAATTGTAATGAGAGATAGGAATAGGTTTCATCATTTCAAGGGTGGGGAGTGCTCATGTAGGGATTACTGGTGA
- the LOC8059182 gene encoding far upstream element-binding protein 1 codes for MADADAPPPTPPPEVVAPEKHPAPVDSAVSALQKEAATAEVDNKRKLEEVSADAEANGTGEEGAKHPRVDGEPDAATGVEQQNDGSSVNVEEPAAAEDKLALAPTDGAAMDGDDDGTAAPAPDSQAGSDEKPLEAAAEAPQQERVAVAEAAAQEISRTIEVPNSKVGVLIGKAGETIRNLQKSSGAWIQIAKHADVDSNALTRSVLLVGKPGSVDKAEQLIESVIAEAEAARGFGSGQSGSEQFDMAVPNNKIGLIIGKRGETIKDLQLKSGARIEFIPKIPLEGVTSTGRIVRVTGNKQQIEVAKDLIKQAVNQTFPKHTNQSGRYGPQGYRPQGRGAGSQW; via the coding sequence ATGGCGGACGCTGACGCCCCGCCGCCAACGCCGCCTCCGGAGGTAGTAGCTCCCGAGAAGCATCCCGCGCCCGTTGATTCAGCCGTCTCCGCGCTGCAGAAGGAGGCCGCGACGGCCGAAGTCGATAACAAGCGGAAGCTGGAGGAGGTCAGCGCCGACGCGGAGGCGAACGGCACCGGCGAGGAGGGTGCCAAGCACCCGCGCGTGGACGGCGAGCCCGACGCCGCCACAGGGGTTGAGCAACAGAACGATGGGTCCTCCGTGAATGTGGAGGAGCCCGCAGCCGCGGAGGATAAGCTTGCTCTTGCTCCGACCGATGGCGCAGCGATGGATGGTGATGACGATGGCACGGCCGCTCCTGCTCCGGATTCGCAGGCGGGTTCTGATGAGAAGCCGCTTGAAGCAGCAGCTGAAGCTCCACAGCAGGAACGTGTTGCAGTTGCAGAAGCTGCTGCACAGGAGATTTCTCGTACGATCGAAGTGCCCAACAGCAAGGTCGGTGTCCTTATTGGAAAAGCTGGCGAGACAATCAGGAACTTGCAAAAGAGCTCGGGTGCATGGATCCAAATCGCTAAGCACGCCGATGTGGACTCAAATGCCCTGACAAGGTCGGTTTTACTAGTTGGAAAACCTGGAAGCGTTGATAAAGCTGAGCAGCTTATTGAGAGTGTCATAGCTGAGGCTGAAGCTGCTAGAGGATTTGGAAGTGGACAGTCTGGATCAGAGCAATTTGATATGGCAGTTCCCAATAACAAGATCGGTCTCATTATCGGAAAAAGGGGTGAGACAATTAAAGACTTGCAGCTCAAATCTGGTGCTCGTATTGAGTTCATACCCAAAATTCCTCTAGAGGGTGTTACATCGACGGGAAGAATTGTACGTGTTACTGGGAATAAGCAGCAGATTGAAGTCGCAAAGGATTTGATCAAGCAAGCTGTGAATCAGACATTTCCAAAGCATACAAACCAGTCTGGCAGATATGGTCCACAAGGTTACCGCCCTCAGGGTCGTGGTGCAGGTTCTCAGTGGTGA
- the LOC8069795 gene encoding uncharacterized protein LOC8069795: protein MESEADRAAAPAPAPAVAAETSDDAIQEESPATAPSSDGKPGSGAAPELEVQLFRRGRPVAVFRSQLGGYTQDQLEVGDILEQHGLKSVFAFDPAARKRGVAIRFNPRNGRSLLTYAPGSTIFLDGEPKDSLLKPITKMVIGVAAMTVVAAVLLKEAKMPEWLQSSKLGTVSFPPWVLACMVIVFLRLRKRTKDVMKKFGWVS, encoded by the exons ATGGAGTCGGAAGCTGAcagggcggcggcgccggcgccggcgccagcaGTCGCCGCGGAGACCAGCGACGACGCCATCCAGGAGGAGTCTCCAGCGACGGCCCCTTCCTCAGACGGGAAGCCCGGATCAGGGGCGGCGCCGGAGCTGGAGGTGCAGCTGTTCCGGCGCGGGCGTCCGGTGGCCGTCTTCCGGTCGCAGCTGGGCGGGTATACGCAGGACCAGCTGGAGGTGGGCGACATCCTGGAGCAGCACGGCCTCAAGTCCGTCTTCGCCTTCGACCCCGCCGCCCGCAAACGCGGCGTCGCCATCCGCTTCAACCCCCGCAACGGCCGCTCCCTCCTCACCTACGCCCCTGGCTCCACGATCTTCCTAGACGGCGAGCCCAAG GATTCTTTGCTGAAGCCCATCACGAAGATGGTGATTGGGGTGGCTGCTATGACTGTGGTAGCAGCAGTGCTACTGAAGGAGGCCAAGATGCCAGAGTGGCTTCAGTCATCTAAGCTGGGCACCGTGAGCTTCCCACCATGGGTGCTGGCTTGCATGGTCATCGTGTTCCTGAGGCTTCGGAAGAGAACCAAGGATGTCATGAAGAAGTTTGGCTGGGTCTCATGA
- the LOC8069796 gene encoding pentatricopeptide repeat-containing protein At1g08070, chloroplastic: protein MAAAASVPDGVSSCGSTNMRRADHLPQLPIPLPCIGEPAAASRVSPGSSPARSEASRGAPCYNADAEPVPEASNTAAADHYRCSSKLPTASRLPSPTEPHLPADLARLLKTRPLHALLSNASTYRAARHLFDVVPRPTAALCCAFLSGLSKLSLHQEFIEVVSSLHRRGGAIPSGCIPLVLKSCAQSAASCQGSQTHCHALVRGMLGDVFVQTALVDFYAKNGDMDSALMAFKEMPVKDPIPMNCLITGYSKSGDVEEARRLFDSMPRRTSASWNSMIACYAHGGEFREALTLFDQMLREGASPNAITITTVFSICAKTGDLDTGRRARAWIREEDLQNVIVHTALMEMYVKCRAIDEARHEFDRMPRRDVVAWSTMIAGYSQNGRPHESLELFERMKATNCKPNEVTLVGVLSACAQLGSDELGEQIGNYIESQTLPLTSYLGSALIDMYTKCGHVARARSVFNRMEQKVVVTWNSMIRGLALNGFAEDAIALYRKMVGDGIQPNEVTFVALLTACTHAGLVDKGIAFFEEMKKKQHVSPQVEHCACIVDLLCKSGRLWEAYKFICDMEVEPNAVIWSTLLSACRAHADVELAKLAAGKLVALEPNNSSIYVLLSNIYADAGLWGDVREIRDLMRSKNLQKLSAYSWIELDGEVHRFLVQDTYHPRSAEIYNVVDGLGLQLERTSPDHELISEV from the coding sequence atgGCGGCCGCTGCCTCCGTCCCGGACGGCGTCTCCTCCTGCGGGAGCACCAACATGCGCCGCGCCGACCACCTCCCTCAGCTCCCGATCCCGCTGCCCTGCATTGGCgagcccgccgccgcctcccgcgTCTCGCCGGGCTCCTCCCCGGCCCGCTCCGAGGCCTCGCGGGGCGCCCCTTGCTACAACGCCGACGCCGAGCCGGTTCCAGAGGCGTCgaacaccgccgccgccgatcaCTACCGATGCTCATCCAAACTTCCCACAGCCTCCCGCCTACCTTCGCCGACGGAGCCCCACCTGCCTGCTGACCTCGCGCGCCTCCTCAAGACCCGACCGCTCCACGCCCTCCTCTCTAACGCGTCCACCTACCGCGCCGCACGCCACCTATTCGACGTGGTGCCCCGCCCGACAGCTGCCCTGTGCTGCGCTTTCCTCTCTGGTCTCTCAAAGCTCTCGCTACACCAGGAGTTCATCGAGGTCGTCTCCTCGCTGCACCGCAGGGGCGGTGCTATCCCGTCAGGCTGCATCCCGCTTGTCCTAAAGTCCTGTGCGCAGTCGGCAGCGTCCTGCCAGGGCAGTCAGACGCATTGCCATGCCCTTGTGCGTGGGATGCTAGGAGATGTGTTCGTGCAGACTGCTCTGGTCGATTTCTACGCCAAGAATGGGGACATGGACTCAGCTTTGATGGCCTTCAAGGAAATGCCGGTGAAGGATCCAATACCGATGAATTGTTTGATCACTGGGTACTCCAAATCAGGGGATGTGGAGGAGGCAAGGAGGCTTTTCGATAGTATGCCGAGAAGGACATCTGCTTCCTGGAATTCGATGATTGCCTGCTATGCGCATGGTGGAGAGTTCCGCGAAGCATTGACATTGTTTGATCAGATGTTGCGCGAGGGTGCAAGTCCAAATGCTATCACTATTACAACGGTGTTCTCCATTTGCGCCAAGACTGGTGATCTTGATACTGGAAGGCGGGCAAGGGCGTGGATTAGGGAGGAGGATTTGCAGAACGTGATAGTCCACACTGCTTTGATGGAAATGTACGTCAAGTGCCGTGCTATCGACGAGGCACGTCACGAGTTTGATCGGATGCCACGAAGGGATGTCGTAGCATGGAGCACCATGATTGCTGGTTATTCACAAAATGGGAGACCACATGAATCTCTTGAGCTCTTTGAGAGGATGAAGGCAACCAATTGCAAGCCAAATGAAGTTACTCTTGTTGGTGTATTGTCTGCTTGTGCTCAGCTGGGTTCTGATGAACTTGGAGAACAGATTGGTAACTATATCGAGAGTCAGACACTGCCACTAACCAGCTATCTTGGATCTGCTCTGATTGATATGTACACCAAGTGCGGGCATGTTGCCAGAGCTCGCAGTGTCTTCAACCGGATGGAACAGAAGGTGGTCGTTACTTGGAACTCCATGATCAGAGGCCTAGCACTGAACGGTTTTGCAGAAGATGCGATCGCCTTGTACAGAAAGATGGTAGGAGATGGGATTCAGCCCAATGAGGTCACCTTTGTCGCGCTATTGACAGCATGCACCCATGCTGGCTTGGTAGACAAAGGCATAGCATTCTTCGaagagatgaagaagaagcaacaTGTCTCTCCTCAAGTTGAGCACTGTGCTTGCATAGTGGACCTCCTCTGCAAGTCTGGCAGGCTGTGGGAAGCCTACAAGTTCATCTGTGACATGGAAGTTGAACCGAACGCAGTGATCTGGAGCACGCTGCTCAGCGCCTGCAGAGCCCACGCGGACGTTGAGCTTGCCAAGCTCGCCGCAGGCAAGCTTGTGGCACTGGAGCCCAATAACTCGTCGATCTACGTTCTCCTCTCCAATATCTATGCTGACGCAGGGCTCTGGGGCGATGTTAGGGAGATCAGAGACCTGATGAGGAGCAAGAACTTGCAGAAGCTGTCTGCCTACAGTTGGATCGAGCTAGACGGTGAGGTGCACAGGTTCCTGGTACAGGATACGTATCACCCGAGGTCAGCTGAGATTTACAACGTCGTCGATGGTCTGGGCTTGCAGCTGGAGAGGACTAGTCCTGATCATGAATTAATTTCAGAGGTTTGA